In Rhodanobacter humi, the genomic stretch CGGTCAACCGGCTCCGGCCTGAATGACTGCTTCCGGGAAAACTCGCCCAAGAAAAAACCCGGATGTGCCGGCGAGTCGCCGTCGCATCCGGGTACAGGGCTCGTCCCGTTACCGCCATCCACCGTCGTCGAACCTCACGGCACGATTCGGGCAAATCGACAGCGGAATCGTTTATAGAAGCTCGGGGGTTAGGACCGGGTTAACCCCCGCGCGCGGCATTCATGTCGCGTTTGTCTTGCTGCGTCGTGCGACACGCTGGGTGCCGCCCACCTGCGCCTGCAGCAGTTCGATGATCGCGCCGGCCACGTCCACGCCGGTGACCGCCTCGATGCCTTCCAGCCCCGGCGAGGCGTTCACCTCCAGCACCAGCGGGCCGCGATCGGAACGCAGCAGGTCGACGCCGGCCACGCCCAGGCCCAGCGCTTCGGCGGCGCGCACGGCGATGAGTTTCTCGGCCGCGCTCAGCTTCACCGCCACCGCGCTGCCGCCGCGATGCAGGTTGGCGCGGAAATCGCCGGCGCTGGCTTCGCGCTGCATCGCCGCCACCACCTTGCCGCCGACCACGAAGCAGCGCAGGTCGCAGCCCTTCGCCTCGGCGATGAACTCCTGCACCAGGAAGTTCGCGTACAGGCCGCGGAACGCCTCGATCACGCTCTGCGAGGCGCTGCGCTTCTCGGCCAGCACCACGCCGTTGCCCTGGCTGCCCTCGTTGAGCTTGATCACGTGCGGCGGCTCGCCGAGCATCGCGAGCAGGTCTTCGGTGTCGTCGGGGTTGTCGCCGAACACGGTGACCGGCATCGCGATGCCCTGCGCGGCGAGGATCTGCAGGCTGCGCAGCTTGTCGCGCGCGCGCAGCACCGCATCGGAGGAGTTCGGCGTGTACACGCCCATCGTCTCCAGCTGGCGCAGCACCGCGGTGCCGTAGAACGTGCTCTGCGTGCCGATGCGCGGGATCGCCGCGTCGATGTCGCGCACCGGCTTGCCCTTGTAGCGCATCGCCACGTGCCCGGGCGCGATGCGCACGTAGCAGCGCATCGGGTCGAGCACGCGCACCACGTGGCCGCGCGCGCGCGCCGCGTCCACCAGCCGCTGGGTCGAGTACAGGCGCGTGTTGCGCGAGAGGATGGCAATCTTCATGGATGGTCCGTGGCCACCAGCGGCAACCGGGGCTGGGTGTAGGCGCGCGCGGGGTCGACCGCGAAGCGCCCGTGCAGGGCGCTGCGGCCGAGCAGCATGGGGAACAGCATGTGCTGCCGATCGGTCAGGTTGATGTCGGCCTCGAAGCGCCGCCCCGCCAAGAGGATCTCGCTGCGGATGAACCAGCGCTCGGTGCGGCGGCCACCGGTGTCGGTGACCACGCGCCGGTCCAGCGCGCGCGCCTCGCAACGCACCGCATCGGACGCATGCCGCCCGGCGCGCACGGTGAAACGCAGCCACACCGCACCGTCGCGCAGGAAACTGTCCAGCGTCTCCACGTGCAACGCGCTGCTGCGCGCGCCGGTGTCGAGCTTGGCCTTGAGCTGGGCGATGCCCAACTGCGGCAGCGCCAGCCGTTCGCGCCAGCCCAGTACGGTCGGACCCGGCACGGTCGGCCCCGGCACGAGCGGGCTCGGAGTGATCGGATCCGTCATCGGTGTAGGCGCGCTCGCTGGGGTGGCGATATGGGGCGGCAGGCCATGGCGGGGAAGCCATGGAGCGGGTGAAGGGAATCGAACCCTCGTCAGTAGCTTGGGAAGCTACAGCTCTACCATTGAGCTACACCCGCATCGGCCGGCGGATGGTAACCCGGGAAACGGCGCGGTGGAAATCGCCGCCCGGCCGCACCGGCATGAACCGTCGCCGGCCGCTGGATATCCGCCCGCTGAACCATGGTCGCAGTCGCCGCGAAAACTAAGCCGGGCCTAATCCGGACCGTAGGCATAATCGGGCCGTCAATGCACGTCGCGCAGCGTGCCTTGGGACGGCCACCGCCGCCGCTCGCGTTGCGCCTGGAACCGGGAGACTCCGATGCGTGTGCTTGCTTCCCTGCTTGCTTCGTGGCGCCACGGCTGGCGACCGCTGGCCGTGCTGCTGTTGTGCGCCGTGGCTGCGCTGGCCCAGGCGCAATCCGCCGACGACGGCGACGCCGCGCCGCCGGACCGCGTGGCGCGGCTGTCCTACATAGCCGGCGACCTCGGCTTCCTGCCCGCCGGTAGCCAGGACTGGGCCAGCGCCGACCTCAACCGGCCGCTGACCACCGGCGACCGCCTCTCCACCGGCGACGGTTCGCGTGCCGAACTGGAGCTGGGTGGCGGCGTGCTGCGCATGGCCGGCGGCACCGACTTCGGCCTGCTCAACCTCAATGACAACCTCGCCCAGGTGGAGCTGACCCAGGGCGCGCTGAACCTCAGCGTGCGCCACCTCGACCAGGGCCAGAGCTACGAGATCGACACGCCCACGCTGGCGCTGGTGGTCACCAGTCCCGGCACGTTCCGCGTGGACGTGGACAACGGCGGCAACGGCACCCGCGTCACCGTGTTCGACGGCCAGGCCACGGTCTACGGCGAGAACAACGCGCAGCACGACGTGTTCCGGGGCCGCAGCTACCAGTTCGACGACGCCTCGCTGGCGGCGCTGACGGTCAGCGACATCGGCGGCGGCGACGCCTTCGACGCGTGGAGCAGCGAGCGCGACCAGCGCTACGCGCAATCGCAGACGCGCCGCTACGTGTCCGACGACGTGGTCGGCTACCAGGACCTCGACCAGTACGGCAACTGGCAGAGCAGCCCCGACTACGGCGCGGTCTGGTACCCCAGCCAGGTGCCGACGGACTGGGCGCCGTACCGCGACGGCCACTGGGCCTACGTCGCGCCGTGGGGCTGGACCTGGGTGGACGAT encodes the following:
- a CDS encoding ATP-dependent zinc protease family protein, yielding MPGPTVLGWRERLALPQLGIAQLKAKLDTGARSSALHVETLDSFLRDGAVWLRFTVRAGRHASDAVRCEARALDRRVVTDTGGRRTERWFIRSEILLAGRRFEADINLTDRQHMLFPMLLGRSALHGRFAVDPARAYTQPRLPLVATDHP
- the rimK gene encoding 30S ribosomal protein S6--L-glutamate ligase; protein product: MKIAILSRNTRLYSTQRLVDAARARGHVVRVLDPMRCYVRIAPGHVAMRYKGKPVRDIDAAIPRIGTQSTFYGTAVLRQLETMGVYTPNSSDAVLRARDKLRSLQILAAQGIAMPVTVFGDNPDDTEDLLAMLGEPPHVIKLNEGSQGNGVVLAEKRSASQSVIEAFRGLYANFLVQEFIAEAKGCDLRCFVVGGKVVAAMQREASAGDFRANLHRGGSAVAVKLSAAEKLIAVRAAEALGLGVAGVDLLRSDRGPLVLEVNASPGLEGIEAVTGVDVAGAIIELLQAQVGGTQRVARRSKTNAT